In Blastopirellula sediminis, the following proteins share a genomic window:
- a CDS encoding sialate O-acetylesterase, with protein MTRLRFVPALLLLALVAFSATPAAAEIRLPGFFGDHMVLQQEMPLPVWGWADPGQQVTVTLGGNKATATADAKGNWKVELPAMKAGGGPQKLTATSGDQTVTLSDILLGEVWLCSGQSNMEWTVQSSTNAGAEIAAANYPEIRQIKFNHLTSAAPQNDVSGTWQICSPQTAGGFTACGYFMARTLYKELNVPVGLINSSWGGTRIEPWTPPVGFAGVDELKDLSSMVQRRTPGTPENTALTKGHMAAVEKWLADAKAKEAAGQPIPASPAAPDDLQPHVGAGDPTAIYNSMIHPLIGLPFRGAIWYQGESNHGEGMLYKHKMDALITGWRKIWNMGDFPFFYVQIAPYMYGDEKPEVLPIFWEAQAAALDIPNTGMVVINDVATLNDIHPPKKQEVGLRLANLALRDVYDKQDVVADGPTFKELKQEKGALRVVFDNVAGGLKSRDDQPLTDFEVIGVDSGWVKADARIDGDSVILTSKEIDQPVAMRFAWNKAAEPNLVNSAGLPTSAFRAGEVPKPDALPKVGAAKGFKLIYDLDLATLPQGIKYDVDNSKQPIQFDRIGYLLELQTSGGERKAAFVSMDAFTDDLTKIGVPTFASGASFQQPVKSLTIWVSGADLATGTDLDGGNIEFWPNNYATQNSAKVPGASDQLYDFGDAKFDPVDGYGSMQVHNGAGQQTVFAINHWRAGNGADIGIGNSTGETRDWTFNGNASQYTHKRLRVLVRPVN; from the coding sequence ATGACTCGACTTCGATTCGTCCCTGCGCTGTTGTTGTTGGCGCTGGTCGCATTTTCCGCGACGCCTGCCGCCGCCGAAATTCGCCTGCCTGGCTTCTTTGGCGATCATATGGTCTTGCAACAAGAGATGCCGCTGCCGGTTTGGGGCTGGGCCGATCCGGGCCAACAGGTCACGGTGACTCTCGGCGGTAACAAAGCGACCGCCACGGCCGACGCCAAGGGAAACTGGAAAGTCGAACTTCCGGCGATGAAGGCCGGTGGCGGCCCGCAGAAGTTGACCGCGACCTCCGGCGATCAGACCGTGACGCTTAGCGATATTCTGCTCGGTGAAGTCTGGCTCTGCTCTGGTCAGTCGAATATGGAATGGACGGTTCAGTCGTCAACCAACGCCGGGGCAGAAATCGCCGCGGCCAACTATCCCGAAATCCGCCAGATCAAATTCAATCATCTCACTTCGGCTGCTCCGCAGAATGACGTGAGCGGAACCTGGCAGATCTGCTCGCCGCAAACGGCCGGCGGCTTCACCGCGTGCGGCTACTTCATGGCTCGCACCTTGTACAAAGAACTGAATGTGCCGGTCGGCCTGATCAACTCGTCGTGGGGCGGTACTCGCATCGAACCGTGGACCCCGCCGGTTGGTTTCGCCGGCGTTGACGAACTGAAGGACTTGTCGAGCATGGTCCAGCGCCGCACGCCGGGCACGCCCGAAAACACCGCGCTGACCAAAGGACACATGGCGGCGGTCGAAAAGTGGCTTGCCGACGCGAAAGCGAAAGAAGCGGCTGGCCAACCGATCCCGGCTAGCCCTGCTGCTCCGGACGATCTGCAGCCGCATGTCGGCGCCGGCGATCCGACGGCGATCTACAACTCGATGATTCATCCGCTGATCGGTTTGCCCTTCCGTGGCGCCATCTGGTACCAGGGAGAATCGAATCACGGCGAAGGGATGCTCTACAAGCACAAGATGGACGCGCTGATCACCGGCTGGCGCAAGATTTGGAACATGGGAGATTTCCCGTTCTTCTACGTCCAGATCGCGCCATACATGTATGGGGACGAAAAGCCGGAAGTGTTGCCGATCTTCTGGGAAGCGCAAGCGGCCGCTCTCGACATTCCGAACACCGGCATGGTCGTGATCAATGACGTCGCCACGCTGAACGACATTCACCCGCCGAAGAAGCAGGAAGTTGGCCTGCGTCTGGCGAACCTCGCCTTGCGTGACGTCTACGACAAGCAGGATGTCGTCGCCGATGGGCCGACCTTCAAAGAGCTGAAGCAAGAGAAGGGCGCCTTGCGAGTCGTCTTCGACAACGTCGCCGGCGGCCTCAAGTCGCGCGACGATCAGCCGCTGACCGATTTCGAGGTGATCGGCGTCGACAGCGGTTGGGTGAAGGCCGACGCCAGGATTGACGGAGACTCGGTCATCCTCACCTCGAAGGAAATCGACCAGCCTGTCGCGATGCGATTCGCCTGGAATAAGGCGGCCGAACCGAACCTGGTCAACAGCGCCGGTCTGCCGACCTCGGCGTTCCGCGCCGGCGAAGTGCCGAAGCCTGACGCGTTGCCGAAAGTGGGCGCCGCGAAAGGGTTCAAGCTGATCTATGACCTTGACCTGGCGACCCTGCCGCAAGGGATCAAGTACGACGTCGACAACAGCAAGCAGCCGATTCAATTCGATCGAATCGGCTATCTGCTGGAACTGCAAACCTCGGGCGGCGAACGGAAAGCGGCGTTCGTCTCGATGGATGCGTTCACCGACGACCTGACGAAGATCGGCGTGCCGACCTTCGCCAGCGGCGCGTCGTTTCAACAGCCGGTAAAGTCGCTGACCATTTGGGTCAGCGGCGCCGACCTGGCGACCGGAACCGATCTGGACGGGGGCAACATTGAGTTCTGGCCGAACAACTACGCCACGCAGAATTCCGCGAAGGTCCCTGGCGCTTCGGATCAGCTCTATGACTTCGGCGACGCGAAGTTTGACCCGGTCGACGGCTACGGCAGCATGCAAGTGCACAACGGCGCCGGCCAGCAGACGGTCTTCGCAATCAATCACTGGCGCGCCGGCAACGGCGCCGACATCGGCATCGGCAACAGCACCGGCGAAACCCGCGATTGGACCTTCAACGGCAACGCTTCGCAGTACACGCACAAGCGACTGCGGGTGCTGGTTCGCCCCGTGAACTAA
- a CDS encoding class I SAM-dependent methyltransferase yields the protein MDKDAIDSVKALFEQWELYDAVIQHDYMQHQTLAAAIQQYAAAKQLAGRALDLGCGDSYLAARALGELPLTEYAGVDLSESALQRAKERWAESPIPATFSQSDFATYLPDQAAASFDLVLGSYSIHHFSPERKEWLLGEIRRVLKPTGSFIWSDIVCCEGQTYTACIDQLAIAMRSEWNQLTSRQLDIAIEHIRASDFPETEAWMIEKSAAAGLRFDAKLMEKPHFSAYAFVPST from the coding sequence ATGGACAAAGATGCGATCGATTCGGTCAAAGCCCTCTTCGAGCAGTGGGAACTGTACGACGCCGTCATCCAGCATGACTACATGCAGCATCAGACGTTGGCGGCGGCGATCCAGCAGTACGCCGCCGCGAAACAGCTGGCGGGGCGAGCGCTTGATCTCGGTTGCGGCGACAGTTACCTGGCGGCCCGTGCGCTCGGCGAACTGCCGCTGACCGAATATGCCGGCGTGGATCTGTCGGAGTCGGCGCTGCAGCGCGCGAAGGAGCGCTGGGCCGAAAGTCCGATTCCCGCCACCTTCTCCCAAAGCGACTTCGCCACCTACTTGCCTGATCAGGCGGCCGCTTCCTTTGACCTGGTGCTAGGGAGCTATTCGATCCATCACTTCTCGCCCGAGCGGAAAGAGTGGTTGCTTGGCGAGATTCGTCGCGTCTTGAAACCGACCGGCTCTTTCATCTGGTCCGACATCGTCTGCTGCGAAGGTCAGACGTATACCGCGTGCATTGATCAATTGGCGATCGCCATGCGCAGCGAGTGGAATCAACTGACGTCGCGACAACTCGACATCGCCATCGAGCACATCCGCGCCTCCGACTTCCCCGAGACCGAAGCCTGGATGATCGAGAAATCAGCGGCGGCCGGGCTCCGCTTCGACGCCAAGTTGATGGAAAAGCCCCATTTTTCGGCGTATGCTTTTGTGCCCAGCACTTAG
- a CDS encoding SGNH/GDSL hydrolase family protein, which produces MPKLAFRLFALLLSVALVAPAFAQKKEAAKKRTAFDKVEDVAGLPRVLLIGDSISIGYTMQVQDNLKGIANVHRPGTNCASTRQGVQSIDKWLGDGKWDVIHFNWGLHDLKYVLGDSQTITAVDTPDAHPQVSVDEYKANLEKLVSRMEKTGAKLVWRNTTPVPVEGSNGRIPGDAAKYNEAALEVLKSHPDVVVEDMWSFVKPNQDKWKTSKGNVHFNGTANKELGKHVSDTIQAALPKK; this is translated from the coding sequence ATGCCGAAGCTCGCTTTCCGTTTGTTCGCCCTGTTGTTGTCCGTCGCTCTTGTCGCTCCTGCGTTTGCGCAGAAGAAAGAAGCGGCGAAGAAGCGAACCGCCTTCGACAAGGTCGAAGATGTCGCTGGTCTGCCGCGCGTGCTGCTGATCGGCGATTCGATTTCGATCGGCTACACGATGCAGGTGCAAGACAACCTGAAAGGGATCGCCAACGTTCATCGCCCAGGGACCAACTGTGCCTCGACCAGGCAAGGAGTGCAGAGCATCGACAAGTGGCTCGGCGACGGCAAGTGGGATGTCATCCATTTCAACTGGGGCCTGCATGACCTGAAGTATGTCTTGGGGGATAGCCAGACGATCACCGCCGTCGACACGCCTGACGCGCATCCGCAAGTTTCGGTTGACGAGTACAAGGCGAACCTGGAGAAGCTCGTCTCGCGAATGGAAAAGACTGGCGCGAAGTTGGTCTGGCGCAATACGACGCCGGTGCCGGTCGAAGGTTCCAATGGCCGCATCCCCGGCGACGCAGCCAAGTACAACGAAGCGGCGCTCGAGGTATTGAAGAGCCATCCCGACGTCGTCGTCGAAGATATGTGGAGCTTCGTGAAGCCGAACCAGGACAAGTGGAAGACAAGCAAAGGCAACGTCCACTTTAACGGCACGGCCAACAAGGAACTGGGCAAGCATGTCTCGGATACGATCCAGGCGGCGCTGCCGAAGAAGTAA
- a CDS encoding PTS sugar transporter subunit IIA, translated as MDPDGGFQFLVGDGAIYELTATTKIEALATLVELLVENGGLASSIAPVALEALYRREELGSTAIGGGIAIPHARIDEMERVVGVIGHAPQGIDFESPDGAPVTKLFLLLTSKGEVGRYLEALEKIARALRATN; from the coding sequence TTGGATCCCGACGGGGGCTTTCAGTTTCTCGTTGGCGACGGGGCGATTTACGAGTTGACCGCCACGACGAAGATCGAGGCGCTGGCGACGCTTGTCGAATTGCTTGTAGAAAATGGGGGACTCGCGTCGAGCATCGCGCCAGTCGCATTGGAGGCCTTATATCGTCGCGAAGAATTAGGATCGACGGCGATCGGCGGGGGAATCGCAATTCCACACGCTCGGATCGATGAGATGGAGCGCGTGGTCGGCGTCATTGGTCATGCGCCTCAGGGGATCGACTTCGAGAGTCCAGACGGAGCCCCGGTGACAAAGCTGTTTCTCCTGCTGACGTCCAAAGGTGAAGTGGGACGTTATCTAGAAGCGTTGGAAAAAATCGCCCGCGCGCTTCGTGCGACGAATTGA